The proteins below come from a single Kitasatospora sp. NBC_00315 genomic window:
- a CDS encoding RICIN domain-containing protein yields MSLNRRQFVHGAVAVGATASALATAGPASARPAGQHHVPAPVAPARGGLYAPNKAPLAPGAFLRLPPGSVTARGWLDGQLRIQLAGLCGRYAEISHFLNMDGSGWVHPDRAGWEEVPYWLRGYVDLAIATGDATALATTRRWIDAVVATRKSDGWFGPTALRTSLNGGPDFWPFLPLTWALRNWQEYSGDTRVIPLLSAFFRFMNAQGPGAFNSSWVSVRWGDALDSVFWLYNRTGESFLLDLADRIHANGANWVNNLPSLHNVNIAQGYREPAQYALRSLNAAHTRAAYQNYDAVMGSYGQFPGGGFAGDENARPGFGDPRQGFETCGIVEFMASHQLMNRITGDPLWADRCEDLAFNSLPASLDPAGKAVHYITSANSVDLDDVPKSQGQFQNGFAMQAYMPGVDQYRCCPHNYGMGWPYFLEELWLATPDNGLAAAMYSPSSVTAKVADGTAVTVTETTDYPFSDTVTLKLTTPHPVAFPLYLRVPGWCAAPAVTVNGSAVAAPAGPAYTVLNRTWKNGDTVVLRLPQTTTVRTWGANHGAVSVDHGPLTYSLRIGESYQQYAGTAVFPEYAVHATTPWNYGLALDSGAPVFSAATGPLPANPFTVDGAPVHITAPARRIAEWQADVQHVVTPLQDGPARSTAAVENVTLIPMGAARLRITAFPTTSPTGRVWTAGGAYFRIRNRNSGKVLGVDVMSTANSARVVQFDDSGTADHLWQLVDNGDGWYRIRNRNSGKVLGVDGMSTANGAQVVQFDDSGTADHLWQLVDNGDGWYRLRNRNSGKVLGVDGMSTVDSANVVQFDDSGSADHLWLLHPDDQLRVENRNSGKVLGVDVMSTADSARVVQFDDSGTADHLWTFLADADGWFRIRNVNSGKVLGVSDMSTADSAQVVQFTDNGSADHQWRLVHDGAGWFRISNRNSGKVLGVDGMSTANSANVVQFADTGTADHLWRVR; encoded by the coding sequence TTGAGCCTGAACCGCCGCCAGTTCGTCCACGGCGCCGTCGCCGTCGGCGCCACCGCCTCCGCACTGGCCACCGCCGGTCCCGCATCCGCCCGCCCGGCGGGCCAGCACCACGTCCCCGCCCCCGTGGCCCCCGCCCGCGGCGGTCTCTACGCTCCCAACAAGGCCCCACTGGCCCCCGGCGCCTTCCTGCGACTGCCCCCGGGCAGCGTCACCGCGCGGGGCTGGCTCGACGGCCAGCTCCGGATCCAGCTCGCCGGACTCTGCGGCCGCTACGCCGAGATCTCGCACTTCCTCAACATGGACGGCAGCGGCTGGGTGCACCCCGACCGGGCCGGCTGGGAGGAGGTGCCCTACTGGCTGCGCGGCTACGTCGACCTGGCGATCGCCACCGGGGACGCCACCGCGCTCGCCACCACCCGCCGCTGGATCGACGCCGTCGTCGCCACCCGGAAGTCCGACGGCTGGTTCGGCCCCACCGCGCTGCGGACCTCGCTGAACGGCGGGCCCGACTTCTGGCCGTTCCTGCCGCTCACCTGGGCCCTGCGCAACTGGCAGGAGTACTCCGGAGACACCCGCGTCATCCCGCTGCTCAGCGCCTTCTTCCGGTTCATGAACGCGCAGGGCCCCGGCGCCTTCAACAGCAGCTGGGTGTCCGTGCGCTGGGGCGACGCGCTGGACAGCGTCTTCTGGCTGTACAACCGGACCGGCGAGTCCTTCCTGCTCGACCTGGCCGACCGGATCCACGCCAACGGCGCCAACTGGGTGAACAACCTGCCGAGCCTGCACAACGTCAACATCGCGCAGGGCTACCGCGAGCCGGCGCAGTACGCGCTGCGCTCGCTGAACGCCGCCCACACCCGGGCCGCCTACCAGAACTACGACGCGGTGATGGGCTCCTACGGCCAGTTCCCCGGGGGCGGCTTCGCCGGCGACGAGAACGCCCGCCCAGGTTTCGGCGACCCGCGCCAGGGCTTCGAGACCTGCGGGATCGTCGAGTTCATGGCCAGCCACCAGCTGATGAACCGGATCACCGGAGATCCGCTCTGGGCCGACCGCTGCGAGGACCTCGCCTTCAACTCGCTGCCCGCCTCGCTGGATCCGGCCGGCAAGGCGGTGCACTACATCACGAGTGCCAACAGCGTCGACCTCGACGACGTGCCGAAGAGCCAGGGCCAGTTCCAGAACGGCTTCGCGATGCAGGCGTACATGCCGGGCGTCGACCAGTACCGCTGCTGCCCGCACAACTACGGCATGGGCTGGCCCTACTTCCTGGAGGAGCTCTGGCTGGCCACCCCCGACAACGGGCTCGCCGCCGCGATGTACTCGCCGTCCAGCGTGACCGCGAAGGTCGCCGACGGCACGGCGGTGACCGTCACCGAGACCACCGACTACCCCTTCTCCGACACGGTCACCCTGAAGCTGACGACTCCGCACCCGGTGGCCTTCCCGCTGTACCTGCGGGTTCCCGGCTGGTGCGCCGCGCCCGCCGTCACGGTGAACGGCAGCGCCGTCGCCGCTCCGGCCGGCCCCGCCTACACGGTGCTGAACCGGACCTGGAAGAACGGCGACACCGTCGTCCTGCGGCTGCCGCAGACCACCACCGTCCGTACCTGGGGCGCGAACCACGGCGCGGTCTCGGTCGACCACGGGCCGCTCACGTACTCGCTGCGGATCGGCGAGAGCTACCAGCAGTACGCCGGTACGGCGGTCTTTCCCGAGTACGCCGTGCACGCCACCACCCCGTGGAACTACGGCCTCGCCCTGGACTCCGGCGCGCCGGTCTTCTCCGCCGCCACCGGACCGCTGCCCGCCAACCCCTTCACGGTCGACGGCGCGCCGGTGCACATCACCGCGCCCGCCCGTCGCATCGCCGAGTGGCAGGCCGACGTGCAGCACGTGGTGACCCCGCTGCAGGACGGCCCGGCCCGCAGCACCGCCGCCGTCGAGAACGTCACGCTGATCCCGATGGGCGCCGCCCGTCTGCGGATCACGGCCTTCCCCACCACCTCGCCGACCGGACGGGTCTGGACGGCCGGCGGCGCGTACTTCCGGATCCGCAACCGCAACTCGGGCAAGGTGCTGGGCGTGGACGTGATGTCCACCGCGAACAGCGCCCGGGTGGTGCAGTTCGACGACAGCGGCACGGCGGACCACCTGTGGCAGCTGGTGGACAACGGGGACGGCTGGTACCGGATCCGCAACCGCAACTCGGGCAAGGTGCTGGGCGTGGACGGCATGTCGACGGCCAACGGCGCGCAGGTGGTGCAGTTCGACGACAGCGGCACGGCGGACCACCTGTGGCAGCTGGTGGACAACGGGGACGGCTGGTACCGCCTGCGCAACCGCAACTCGGGCAAGGTGCTCGGCGTGGACGGCATGTCGACGGTCGACAGCGCGAACGTGGTGCAGTTCGACGACAGCGGGAGCGCCGACCACCTCTGGCTGCTGCACCCGGACGACCAGCTCCGGGTGGAGAACCGCAACTCGGGCAAGGTGCTCGGGGTGGACGTGATGTCCACCGCGGACAGCGCCCGGGTGGTGCAGTTCGACGACAGCGGCACGGCCGACCACCTCTGGACCTTCCTGGCCGACGCCGACGGCTGGTTCCGGATCCGCAACGTCAACTCCGGCAAGGTGCTGGGGGTGTCGGACATGTCGACCGCCGACAGTGCCCAGGTCGTGCAGTTCACCGACAACGGCAGCGCCGACCACCAGTGGCGACTGGTGCACGACGGCGCCGGGTGGTTCCGGATCAGCAACCGCAACTCGGGCAAGGTGCTGGGCGTGGACGGCATGTCGACCGCGAACAGCGCGAACGTCGTGCAGTTCGCCGACACCGGTACCGCCGACCACCTCTGGCGGGTGCGCTGA
- a CDS encoding ABC transporter substrate-binding protein produces MTIRRSRTLTAACLLTVAAALTASGCAKQESSTSAGGNSSAGAQVVASPSAAAGDAAAGSGCTLQSYGATKIDLKDAVVGFSQSEKEANPFRIAETQSIKDEAAKLGVKKLLTTNAQSQLPKQISDIQDMLNQGAQLLIIAPLNSDGLEPALQAAAAKHVPVITIDRKLNATACKDYLTFIGSNFVEQGKRAADALAKATGGTGKVAVLLGTSGNGVTTDRTKGFVDEIAATAPGLEIVAQQTGEFARDKGQQVTEQLLQAHPEITAIYAENDEMGLGAVTAVKGAGKKPGSDIKIVSVDGTRNAVQSLANGEYNGVIESNPRFGPLAFATAQKFFGGEGIAENVIISDRAYDADNAKSSLDGAY; encoded by the coding sequence ATGACCATTCGCAGATCTCGCACCCTCACCGCCGCCTGCCTGCTCACCGTGGCGGCCGCCCTCACCGCCTCCGGCTGCGCCAAGCAGGAGTCCTCCACCTCGGCCGGCGGCAACTCCAGCGCCGGCGCCCAGGTGGTCGCCTCGCCGAGTGCCGCCGCCGGCGACGCCGCCGCGGGCAGCGGCTGCACCCTGCAGAGCTACGGCGCCACCAAGATCGACCTCAAGGACGCCGTCGTCGGCTTCTCGCAGTCCGAGAAGGAGGCGAACCCGTTCCGGATCGCCGAGACCCAGTCCATCAAGGACGAGGCCGCCAAGCTCGGCGTCAAGAAGCTCCTCACCACCAACGCGCAGTCGCAGCTCCCGAAGCAGATCAGCGACATCCAGGACATGCTCAACCAGGGCGCGCAGCTGCTCATCATCGCGCCGCTCAACTCGGACGGCCTGGAGCCGGCCCTGCAGGCGGCCGCCGCCAAGCACGTCCCGGTCATCACCATCGACCGCAAGCTCAACGCCACCGCCTGCAAGGACTACCTCACCTTCATCGGCTCCAACTTCGTCGAGCAGGGCAAGCGCGCCGCCGACGCCCTGGCCAAGGCGACCGGTGGCACCGGCAAGGTCGCCGTCCTGCTCGGCACCTCGGGCAACGGCGTCACCACCGACCGCACCAAGGGCTTCGTCGACGAGATCGCCGCCACCGCCCCCGGGCTGGAGATCGTCGCCCAGCAGACCGGCGAGTTCGCCCGCGACAAGGGGCAGCAGGTGACCGAGCAGCTGCTCCAGGCGCACCCCGAGATCACCGCGATCTACGCGGAGAACGACGAGATGGGCCTGGGCGCCGTCACCGCCGTCAAGGGCGCCGGCAAGAAGCCCGGCAGCGACATCAAGATCGTCTCGGTCGACGGCACCCGCAACGCCGTCCAGTCGCTGGCGAACGGCGAGTACAACGGCGTGATCGAGTCCAACCCCCGCTTCGGGCCGCTCGCCTTCGCGACCGCGCAGAAGTTCTTCGGTGGCGAGGGCATCGCGGAGAACGTGATCATCTCGGACCGCGCCTACGACGCGGACAACGCCAAGTCCTCGCTCGACGGCGCCTACTGA
- a CDS encoding glutaminase domain-containing protein, with protein sequence MTDRYEAASPSADPAAARQSEPRTPAPGSVSRRSLVRWSATAAVAAAGTSLLQSGTARADAPADGPADAPARGAADGRAAAFAPAFDPIRPPATPLAVRSPYLSTWLPADNLVGNWPTFWTGRTTAMAGLARIDGTPFIVMGNPQIPNRTLRGMAQRSLEITATRSTYVLEAGGVELTLTFLSPVEPGDPRRQSMPLSYLTVGARSTDGADHKVSVYFDISGEWAHAHDDTPIGWAQQQTGSVTSLAITPATPKVLQEVNDMAAWGSVVWSATNRTGMTWQTGPDKDVRAAAITTGALANSSDTRQPRAISDNWPVFAYNFDLGTVRRPIDPVVLSVGHVREIAINYLGQQLPALWKTYWPTWQQMTAFFHTDAQDAQRRTAAFDRKVRQEATDAGGAKYAALCALSLRQAYAGTELVSRGGAPWAFLKEISSDGNVSTIDVTYPAMPAFLYTDPAYLGYILEPSFDYPEHGGWPKTFAHHDLGSGYPNATGHNDGNEEDMPIEESANMLIMTAAYLDRIGAPARAFAAQHYPILKQWADYLVDNTLDPGFQNQTDDFTGFIGHSANLALKGITAVGAMSKIATLTGNSADAARYLAVAKDYAGQWVGKAQDAPADHLKLAYDQPGTWSLKYNGYPDTLLGLGLVPRTVAAEEAAWYLGQVNQYGVPLDVRHSYTKADWEIWTAAWLHDQPIRDYLVGAVYDFAHTSPSRAPFTDWYDTVSNRQSGFQARPVLGGIFALLTVQQNHQH encoded by the coding sequence ATGACCGATCGGTACGAAGCCGCCTCCCCGTCCGCCGACCCCGCCGCGGCCCGGCAGTCCGAGCCCCGGACGCCGGCCCCCGGTTCGGTCAGCCGGCGAAGCCTGGTGCGCTGGTCCGCCACGGCGGCCGTGGCGGCCGCGGGGACCTCCCTGCTCCAGAGCGGCACCGCTCGCGCCGACGCGCCCGCCGACGGCCCCGCCGACGCGCCCGCCCGGGGCGCCGCCGACGGCCGGGCCGCGGCGTTCGCCCCGGCCTTCGACCCGATCCGGCCGCCGGCCACCCCGCTCGCCGTGCGCTCCCCGTACCTGAGCACCTGGCTGCCGGCCGACAACCTGGTCGGCAACTGGCCCACGTTCTGGACCGGCCGCACCACGGCGATGGCCGGCCTCGCCCGGATCGACGGCACCCCGTTCATCGTCATGGGCAACCCGCAGATCCCGAACCGGACCCTGCGCGGCATGGCGCAGCGCTCGCTGGAGATCACCGCGACCCGCTCCACCTACGTCCTGGAGGCGGGCGGCGTCGAGCTCACCCTGACCTTCCTCTCGCCGGTCGAGCCCGGCGACCCGCGCCGCCAGTCGATGCCGCTCTCGTACCTCACGGTCGGTGCCCGCAGCACGGACGGCGCCGATCACAAGGTCAGCGTCTACTTCGACATCTCCGGCGAGTGGGCCCACGCGCACGACGACACCCCGATCGGCTGGGCCCAGCAGCAGACCGGCTCCGTCACCTCGCTGGCGATCACCCCCGCGACGCCGAAGGTGCTGCAGGAGGTCAACGACATGGCGGCCTGGGGCAGCGTGGTCTGGAGCGCCACCAACCGCACCGGCATGACCTGGCAGACCGGACCCGACAAGGACGTGCGCGCCGCCGCGATCACCACCGGCGCGCTCGCCAACTCCTCCGACACCCGCCAGCCCCGCGCCATCAGCGACAACTGGCCCGTGTTCGCCTACAACTTCGACCTCGGCACCGTACGCAGGCCCATCGACCCGGTCGTGCTCTCCGTCGGGCACGTCCGGGAGATCGCGATCAACTACCTGGGTCAGCAACTGCCCGCCCTCTGGAAGACGTACTGGCCCACCTGGCAGCAGATGACCGCCTTCTTCCACACCGACGCCCAGGACGCCCAGCGCCGGACCGCGGCCTTCGACCGAAAGGTCCGCCAGGAGGCCACCGACGCCGGCGGCGCCAAGTACGCCGCACTGTGCGCCCTCTCGCTGCGCCAGGCCTACGCCGGCACCGAACTGGTCAGCCGGGGCGGCGCGCCCTGGGCGTTCCTCAAGGAGATCTCCAGCGACGGCAACGTCTCCACCATCGACGTGACCTACCCGGCGATGCCGGCCTTCCTCTACACCGACCCGGCCTACCTCGGCTACATCCTTGAGCCGTCCTTCGACTACCCGGAGCACGGCGGCTGGCCCAAGACCTTCGCCCACCACGACCTCGGCTCCGGCTACCCCAACGCGACCGGCCACAACGACGGCAACGAGGAGGACATGCCGATCGAGGAGTCGGCCAACATGCTGATCATGACGGCCGCCTACCTGGACCGGATCGGCGCCCCGGCCCGGGCCTTCGCAGCCCAGCACTACCCGATCCTCAAGCAGTGGGCGGACTACCTGGTCGACAACACCCTGGACCCGGGCTTCCAGAACCAGACCGACGACTTCACCGGCTTCATCGGCCACAGCGCCAACCTCGCCCTCAAGGGCATCACCGCGGTCGGTGCGATGAGCAAGATCGCCACCCTCACCGGGAACTCCGCCGACGCCGCCCGCTATCTCGCCGTCGCGAAGGACTACGCCGGCCAGTGGGTCGGCAAGGCCCAGGACGCCCCGGCCGACCACCTCAAGCTCGCCTACGACCAGCCCGGCACCTGGAGCCTGAAGTACAACGGCTACCCGGACACCCTCCTCGGGCTCGGCCTGGTCCCGCGGACCGTGGCCGCGGAGGAGGCGGCCTGGTACCTCGGCCAGGTCAACCAGTACGGAGTCCCGCTGGACGTCCGCCACTCCTACACCAAGGCGGACTGGGAGATCTGGACCGCCGCCTGGCTGCACGACCAGCCGATCCGGGACTACCTGGTGGGCGCCGTCTACGACTTCGCGCACACCTCCCCCTCCCGGGCCCCGTTCACCGACTGGTACGACACCGTGAGCAACCGCCAGAGCGGCTTCCAGGCGCGGCCCGTGCTCGGCGGGATCTTCGCGCTGCTCACCGTCCAGCAGAACCACCAGCACTGA